Within the Echinicola sp. 20G genome, the region TTCCTGTAAGATCTGCCTTGGAAATTTCAGGCAAAGCTTCGATTTCATCTTCCAGGTACTCCCCAAACTCCTTCAACTCTTCCTGGGAATAATTCCCGGAAAGGTTCACAAACATGATTGGCATTTCTGAGAAGTCAAGCTCAAAGATGTTTGGATCTTGGTCTAGGTCAGTAGGCAACTCACTCTTGGACTTATCGACTGCATCCTTTACATCCTGCAAAGCCCTTGAGATATCTACATTGGGGTTAAACTCTATGATAATAGTGGAATAATCCTGAATGGATGTTGAGTTGATCTTCTTGACATCCTTAAGTGACTTAAGCTCCTTTTCTATGGGCCTAGTGATCAGGTTTTCCATATCCACAGGTGAGTTACCCGGATAACTGGTTCCTACGTAAACGGTAGGGATTACAATCTCTGGAAAACTCTCCTTGGGCATTGTCGTGTAAGCATTCAAGCCCATGAAGGTAATGATCAGGGCAAGAATAATTACACTGGTCTTGTTATCAACCGAAAGAGAGGACAGACCAAATTCCCTGGAAACTTTCTTATTATTTGGTTGCTGATCAGACATAATTAATTTTCAACAATTTGAACTTTAGAACCATCTGCTACTTCCCTAAAACCCTTCTCAATTATCGCTTCTCCCCCTTTTAGGCCTTCTTTGATTTCCGACACATGCTCATAGGTCTCTCCTTTAGAAACATATTGTTTTTTAGCTGTGTTGTTATCCACCACATAGACATACTCCCCTTTATTATCCCTTTGGATAAGGTTGGTAGGTACAGTCACGGCGTCTTGATTTTGGTAGTCCTTGATGCGCAAAACTGAAACCATATTCGGCTTAACATGTTTCAGTTTAGGCAAAAACACCTCTACTTTGAAGGTTCGGTTATCGGGATTGATAATCGCACCCACTGCTGTTACTTTGGTGTCTATCTCTCTATTTAGAGAAGGGAATTCCACCTGAACAGAATCTCCTCTTTCCAATACTCCTACGTAACTCTCGGAGATATCACCTTCTATATACAGGTCACTTTCCCCGACGAAATTGATGATAGGCATGCCCGGTTGTACCAACTCTCCCAAACGAACAGTAACCTCTTCAATCGTTCCGTCAAAAGGAGCTGTAATGGTTGCCTTTCCTTTTTGTGTCTTCAAGGAAGCCAAGTTTTTCTCCAAGGTCTCTTTCCTGTTCTTGCTCTCTAAATATTGTACTTCCGTACCGATTTGCTTGTCCCAAAGTCGCTTTTGTTTTTCATAAAGGATATTGGCCAACTCCAATTGCTTCTCCAACTCATCGATACTGTTGTCCACAGACTCCGCATCGATCCTTGCCAGCACCTCTCCTTTGGAGACATGCATGCCTTCCATGGCTTTGATCTCCTCCACTCTACCAGAAACTTCAGCACTGATATTGACATTCTTTTTTGAAAGGACAGAACCTGTAACTTCCACATAATGCTCAAATGGCTGTTTTTGGGATTTCACGGTTGTAATTAGCACGGACTTTCTGTTTTGCTTCGCAAAAGTGGTATCCATGGCCGATATCTCCTTCTCAAGGGCTTCGATCTTAACTTTTAGATCGTGGTATTCTGTTTTGGCTGTAGCCAATTCTGCTTTCTTTTCAGCCAGCTCATCAGGCTGTTCGCAAGAAAAAGTCAATGCAGCCAATGCCACCAATGGTAATTTGGAAAAGGTTTTCATGTCTATATTGGGGTAAATGTATTTTTTCATCTTAATATTCCTAAAGCTTTTTCAAGGTCTACTTTCGCAATCAAAGCATCATATAAAGCACTGTAATAGTTTATCTCTGCCTCTTTCAGATCAGAATCTGCCTCCACAACTTCTAGGTTGGAACCTACACCTTCTTGGTATTTGATGCGGGCAATATTATAAACTTCAGTGGCCAACTCCATGTTTTCCCTTTGTACATCAAGGGTCCTTAAGTTGTTTTGCAGTGTGGTTCTGGCCTGGAATCTTTCCACTTCTATATTATCATCCAACATGACCATTTGATTTTCGATTTGCTCTAGCTGTATCCTGTTCTGTTGGATGCGTTTGCTCTTGGCCAATCCATCAAAAATGGGAAGCTTAAGGCTTAAACCAAGGAATGCACCGGTAAACCAATTATCTCCATCCCAAAGAGTGTTGAACTGCTGTCCGGCTCCATTTCTTTGGTAGGTAAAATTGGCATCAATGCTTGGCAGGTATTGTACCGTATTGTTTTTGAGATCCAGTTTCACCAATTCCCAATTGGTCTTCAGTTGGTCCATCTCCACTCTCCTATAACCGTTATTTTGCAACAAGCTGCTAATCTCTTCTGGTTTGTTCAGGTCTCTCAGTGTTTGTGTAATCTCGATTTCATATTCAAGGGGAAGTCCCATCTGCACTTTCAGCAACTGCTTGCTGATCACTGTAGCTGCATTGATCTTGTCCAGTTCAGTTTCGATATTATTGAGCTGCACCTTGATTCTGGAAACATCGATTTTTTCGGCAAAACCTTCCTCATAAAGGGCCTCTGTTTCCCTGTACAAGGAATCAATTCTAGCTTGGTTGGCCTCAGCCAATTCCTTTCGCTCTTCGTTTACCAAGACGGTAAAAAAAGCTTTTTTCACACTTTCAATGACATCATTCTCAGTCTTCTCCTTATCAAATTCACTGAGTAACCTGTATGTCTTAGCAGCCTTTAAACCTACAAAATAAGACCCATCAAAAATCATCTGGGTAACCGTAACTCCCAATCCACTTTGATAATTAACACCAAACTGCACTGGCAATACATCTGATGGATTGTCAGGGTCTGCAAACGGTCCTTCATTGGGAAGGAACATTACCGGAATGGCGACGTTTTTGGTAAAGTCAAACGTACCGTTGATTTGGGGCAGGCCTTGAGCAACCTGCTCTCCCACTGAGGCCTTCGAGGCAAAAGTCTCCAGTAGGGCATTTTTAGCGTCTGCATTGTTCTCCAATGCATATTGAACACTTTCTTCCAAAGTAAGCTCCAACACTTCCTGCGCATAGGTCGGCCTCGAAAAAAGACAGATCAGTATTGCTCCAAGAAGGGAGAATCTGGTTTTTAAACTCATGAGTTAATCCTGATTATTGATTTTATAAAATAGTTCGCGTCCTTTATCTGTCAAAAGGCCATGGATAAAATGATCCATGATAGCCATCTGAACTTCTATAATATTAAACTTGGCCGGTGGAAATTTGGTCGGATCAAAAGTGCTGGAGATTTGTTCCAACCTTATCATGGCCAAAATATTCGAATCAATTTCCGGTCGGAAATACCCTTCTGCTTTTCCCTGATCAATGGTATCAGTGATGGTCTTGATGGCGCAGTTATGCTTGTAATGCTCAAAAAGCTGCCAACATTTTGGGTAGTATCGTTGAATTTCGCTAAAAACTAGCGGATTGATATTAGAAAACCGAGAACGAATGTACTTCGAAATTTCCACAAAATGCTCCAAAGCTCCATTGGACTCTTCATTAAGTTTGGTAAAGAATTCCTGGTCTTGCCTCATGCTATTTTCAAAAGTATTAAAAACAAGTTGCTCCTTGTCCTTAAACTCCTGATAAATCGTCTTTTTTGACATGCCGGCTGCCCGGGCTATATCATCCATCGTCACATACCTCACCCCCAGACGGGTAAAATGCTCCATGGCTACTTCTAGTATCTTTTCTCTCGTCTCCAAAATCAGCTAAGTCAATTTTCAATGACAAAACTCTGGAAACTTTATGAAACTTCAAAGTTTCCTTGGTTTTAATTTCCACCTTGATGCAAGCCCTATCCAAAAACCCACCAAACAATCAATCAACTGAAAATCAATTAGTTAAATAAATCCGCTTTGCTTTACCGTCTCATTAGCGAACAAAACCCTGTTCAAATTCGGTCACATGAGAACAATGACCTTTTTCAAACTTCAATTTTTCATAAAAGTTAATAGTCAAAAAAGTTCTAATTAGCCGATCAACAAGCTCAATCCACAATCTAAAAAATAACTTGAAATTGAAATACCGCTTGCCAAACACCTATGGCCTCAGGCTTTATTGTGTTATAGAAAAGTTGACCAGTGGCGCAGTAAAACAACGCTGATTTCCCTATTTGAAATGTCTTGCCAGCACCTCCACCAACTGGAAGCAACATTTGCTCCCCTTCGTCTGCCAGCCAATTATTGAGGATAGTCGCATTGCTTTCAAGAAACCAACCTTGGACTAAATTGTAATAGGTAAAATACTGTAGATTGAAACTGTTGACTTGGTTTGCCCCTTCTCCTCCAAGCGACCAATAGTTTTGCACGACAAAACCACCAGAAAACTTGTCACCGCTATGATTGAACAAAAATGATGGACCTAAACTCACTCGGTTACTGCCCAGGGCTGCGTTGGTGCGGGTGGGGATTTGAACAGCCGGCCCGATCCCCCAACTGACCTTTCCTTTTTTTTGTATAGAGGAAAAGTATCCGTTAAATAAGATATTGCCCATTCCTGAACTCCTCATGACATCATGTCCAGGCGATGATATGTCCATTATTGGAACGTGTGTCATCATGCCTGTGGCAGGAATCCCCTGAAAAGGGATAATGGTATATGTGATCAACTTAAGGTTATCTGATAGTTTAATTGGCCAAACAGGCTGGATAGAAAAAGAACTGGCCACACCATCACCCACTGGCATGAGAATTTCCTGCAAATAGACACTCCGTAATCCTGCCACGGGATCCTGACGTTTTTTGGCCATTTCTTCAACAGTCACTTGAACAGTAGTCTCCTGAGAATATCCAGAAATGTAATGGCTAAAAAACAATAGGACAAGTACAATATGCTTAATAGAAGAATAGCCCACCGAACAATTTACATTAACTGAAAAATCCACACTATGAGGCAGTTTAAGGTAAAAATTGTGTTAGATAGATTTTCTAAAACACTACTGTAATTCAGGGAGTTTGTATTCACCACTGATCACAGATTCTCCTGGCATATATACTCTAAAGCAAATCCAAAATGGTTTAGAAGGAACCAAGAGTTTGTTGGTGTATTCCATATCTTCAAATTGCTCCTTGGGCACATAATACATATCAAAGGTTTTTCCATCCGGGTTCAGTTTGATTTCGGTATTGCTGATAGTAGAGCCTTTGTCCGTCTTCAGGTATTGGTCTGCTCCATAAATCGTGATAGAATAAAAACCCAACTCAGGATCTTTCATTTCAGGAACTGGATAGGTCGCTTTATAAATTTTGCCCTCTTCCAAGTCGTATTGGGCGGTAAGGTACTGTGCATCTTTGTCCGGCAGGAGCCCAGTAGCTATAGACACTCCTCTGTTTCGGTCTTCTAGCGATACGGGAGCTGAAATAGTACCCATCGTTCCCTGAACACCTTCATTCTTGGCAATATCCACATAGGTGGAAAGTAGTTTCTTAAACTCTTCCATGTTCCAGCTAGTGACCTGAAAAGACTTCGGCTGATAACCATTTAGATATTCCAACTGCAATTGATCTTGATAATCATTTACTTTCTTGATATCATCTGGATCGTTCGGATTGACCTGCATCCGCACATTGGCCCAGAAAAAATCACTGGTTTTGGACGCTGGAATCACATAACGCCCCGGACCATACAGCACATCCACCGTAATATGGTCATGATTGACCACATGAAGTGACATATATCGACCATCATTTTCTGGCAATGTGATGGCCACATCCCCTCCGCCATCCAAGATAGCAAAGGAATAATCCGTATCACGGTTCATCAATGGTGCAGGTTGCTCATCCAATGGCATAGGTTTACGGTGATGGTTCCAAGTATTGTCGGCTCCCTGAACAAATTCCTTTTGCATCGCCAAATCTGCCATGGCCTGCGCAAAATTTTCCTTGGTAACAGCTACTGTTGAGTCCGATATAATAGCTATTTTTTCATCTGCTTCTTTTTTTTGTTGCTGACAAGCAAACATTAATAGAGTCGTCAATAGGGATAAGAATATTCTTTTCATCACATTAAATATTTTATTGCTTGTTTCCTTTATTCACCAATTCAAAGTCACCAGGCTTGTAACTTCTGTCGAAGAAAGCTTCCTCCGGCCCATAGAAGCGGAACAGGCTGAACCAACCCCTTCCTGGTGCTGTTTTGATAAAATTAGGTTTGTCGTCTGGATTATCAGGTCCGATAAAGAAGGTTACTGAACCATCTTCATTTTCAACCAGTTCATTCATAGTATTTAAGGAAGGATAAGCCTGTCCTTCAGCATCTACTCCTGCTGCCGTTTCCGCATCATAAAGTGTAAGTGACGTAAATAATTTGGCAGGCATATTAGCAGGAAAGGTGATCTCATAACTATTCTCCCCCATCAAAAAGTTACCATCGCTATCTTTGTAAGCATTGCCATATTTTGCACCCAAACCTACAATAGACGACATCATCCCTGTACTGATCGAATAGTGGTTGATGTACATATGTGCTTTGGCATTTACATCGGTATGGTCTGTCTCTCGATTCCTAAACTCCTCATCTAGCAATGTATGCATAAAATCGTCCAGCTCCGTATGTGCATGAGCTACCCATTTCCGGTCGTTCCACCAAAGCCCGTCCTCTTCTTGATCGAAGTTAGCCGCAATATTTTTCGCCATTTTCCAGGCAGTTTCTGCTGCTTTATCCAATATGTCCTTTTGTTTTTCAGTAGGAGCGAATTCCTTTCCTTTACTTATTCCTAATGCGGCCATCATCCCGTGCATATAAGGATCAACATCATCCACTCGGTCACTTTGGATGAATCGGTTAAGCATTTCAAAGTAGGAAAAGTCATGAGCAAAGAGCGCGTAGGAATCCACATCAGAGGCATGCTGAAAGTCCATAGGCTTGGCTTCCCCTTCCAATGGGTAAATCTTGATACCTTCGACAGCCTGAACACCAGGTTCTAGGTTATCAACAGATTGAAAAAAACCTCTCTGGAAGATGAAGACTCCATTTGTCTTGCTGGTATAGAGATAATAGCCATCGGGAACATCTCCTTCATAACCTTCTGGCACAATAAGGTACTTCCCTCCCTTTCCCCTGTCAGGTCCTGGAAAACCAATATCACCTAAAAAACGAGTTCCATCCGGTTTCTCTGGTCCTTCCAAAGGACGGTGCCAATAATCATCCAATAGCCCCTGTAACATGGGTGGTACATCCAATACAAGAGGGCCAGTTTTACTCAAATCGGCAAAACCTAGTGCATAGATTACATCTGAATTTGGAGTCGTAATGATAGTCTTTGGTTTTAGTCTTTTTTCAAAAACAGAAACCACATTATAACCTTCCCCAAAAGTCTTTCCCAAGCCTTCTTTCATGGCGTACATGTTTACTGCAGGCAAAGCCCATAAATACACCTGTGTGGCTCTTTGGAAATACAGTTCATCATCCAAGCTACTGGATGTCTCACCTTCTGGGTAGCCACCTTCAAAAGGCAAGCTGGCCAAAGTTTCATATCGGCTTTCTAGCCCTTTATCGCTAAGCGATTGTTTATCTATCGTGTTGGGTTGGTTGCATGCTGCTAGCATTAACAATGATAACAAAGCACTTAATCCTTTTTTCATAGCTATTTATCTGATTACGTTCAGTTGTTATTTTATGAGTTTTCATCATCAAGATTGGATACAAATACCTGTATTTTAATGTATAGCACTGTAGAGGAAGAAATGAATTCTATTGATCAAAAAACTACGCTGTCGTTCACATGATTAAATTTGAAAATTTGCTCTTAGGAATAAAAATTTAATCATAACAGGTTTGCCAAAAATCCTGTTACAGGAAACAAATTCAGAAATATTTGGCAAATCATTTGACCAAAAAAATCAAATACTTAAAAATCAAACCAATAAAAACATAATAATTATTCGAAAAACACAATAAAAATAGCACCCAATTATCCGCCTGCTTACCAATAGGATCATTTTCTTAAGGTACTATCAAAATCAAGCAAACAAGTCACAAAGAATCTACTTATTTATACCTGCTCGTTCTGGGGAAAACAATTTATGGATTTAAAGCTACTGGCATATTTACAGATGCACATTAAGTTTTAAAGATTAAAAAAACATAAAACAATATTTCTTTCAGTGACTTCCTTCTCTATTTTATCAACCATTCCTCAATAAAAAACATTGCATTTCGTGATGGTATAAAACATTTGGTTTTTTCAAATCATCATCAAGTTTCAAGTCAATTAGTATTAGTAAACGTGGCCTGATGACTCATTTCTATTATTCTTTGTCACAATTGACATAGTTTTAAAAGCAATCGCATTCACCAACCTATCAGTCATAACCAAATGTAGTTCGTATATAAGATTTTATTTTTGATTTCGAAACACAAATTTTATCTTTTATTTCTTTTGAATTTACTAATCTTTAAATTATTATTAACTAAATTTTCATAATCGTTCCAATTTATTATGTTTCGTTTCCATTTAGTTTAAATGGTCAATTAAGAAACTCTAATCTAATTTGATCTTTGATGAAATTTTCATTTTTAGATTGACCTTTAGTATATACCGCAAATCAAAGTCGTCCTTTAGAAAATCCTTCTAAAACACAGGCTATCATCTATTATAACACAATATCTTTTAACAATGGCTCAGCACGTCCTAGCTACTATGGAAAAAGATGGAATTGCATTTTTAATTAAGAAACCTTAAATCAATTTTCACCATAACGACTAACTATGAAAAACCTATGTTTTTTATTGGCCCTTATTGGGTTTGCTTGCACAGAACAAATCGAACCAGATTCTCCCATTGTAGAGGATGATGAAAAAGTTGAATCAGTTCTAAACCTGGAAGATGACTACACAGAAGACCCAAACGACTCTTGGACGGTCAACAAGACCAACCAATACGCTTTGAATGTGGTGTTTTTCTTACCAACAGATAACACCCTTAGCATTGGAGAGGCTCAAAAAGTAAGTGACATGATGCTATATATCCAAGATTGGTATGAAATGGGTATGATAGAAAATGGTTTTAACAAGACTTTTGGTTTGATGACCAACCAAGATGATGAAGTCCGAATCATCGTGGTGAATGGTTCGGATGACTCCGACTATTTCAGCAGTAATAACTCACAAGTAAAAAACGAAGTTGAAGCATTTTTCAACAATAACCCAAGTTTAAAAACCAGTGAACATGTATTGGTTTTGGGACATTCAGGGAGCGGAGTTCCTTTTTATGGTTTAGGGAAGTATTGCTTTGCCACCTCTTCGGATTTCACACTTTCTTCTTCTGGCAAAACCAGGAATGGATTCTCATTAATGAGTGCGGACAAATTGGGAGGAATCATGCATGAACTTGCTCATGGCTTGAACTTACCCCATAACACCCATACTGCAAGCGACCTTCCTGACATCTCCTTGATGTCCTTTGGGAACCATACCTATGAAGGTGGTGATGAGGACTTGGTCTACCTCACAGCTGCTGACGCTAGTATTTTGAACAACAATCAAGTTTTTAATCAAACCAATAACAGTATTTCCTATTATTCAGGCACATCTGCTTATAATTTAGACACTTATTCCGTTTCCAAAAACTCATCCACCTCCAGTATTGATATCAGTGGTGATATTGTTTCTGACACTGAGATTGCCGCAGTATTTGTGGGACATGACGGGCTGCCTTTTGGCGGAGGAAACAATTATGACAAAATCACTTATTCCCAAAACTTTAGTGGCCCAAGTTCAGGCAATGTCTATTCATTTAGCTTAACTACGCCCTACTCGGACCTATTCAATGGCTATAAAGATGATAAGAAAGACTCCATGCAACTGGCACTACATGTGGTTTACAAAAATGGAACAGTAAGTCAAATAAAAAATCTGGAATACGGCATAGACCTTGCGACTGAGATTCCTGATGACAATGTCAACTATTATTATGAAGCTCACGATTATTCTGATCGATCAGCATGGACGCTCACAATGAGTTCTCAACCCAGTACAATCTCAAACATTCTTGATGGTAATCAGAGTACCTTTTGGCATTCCCAATACCCTTGGAGATTCACTGAAAAACCTCCACATGAAGCTGTAGTGGATATGGGACAATCCCAATCTTTTGATGGAGTATATATTTACTCAAACAGAGGGTATAATGAATTCCGTCCTAAACATCTTGAGGTATTCATCAGTCAAGATGGGACTACTTGGTCAAGCGAAAAAACAGTCAGTATAGCAAGTAATGCAGAAGCAGAGGAAATATCGATCCTTTTTGACAATGCAGTAAACGCTCGTTATTTCAAAATTGTAGTGGACGAGATTTGGACCTGGAATGGAGTGGACAATATGATCATCAACGAGATCGATATTTTGTAAAGTTAAGTTATTCAAAATAATCACTATTTTAAGCCCTGCTGAAGACAGTCTTCTGTCCTATGCAGGGCTTTTTGTTTCTTTCGAAAGAACATCAATATGATTAGCTATCAGATGAGTACCTTCAAATAGCCTTTATAAACATATTTGAAAAAGCATTTGTATCAAATTTTCGAAAATTCTACTTTTGAATGATAAAAAAAATATAAACTTCAGACGTAAGCTTCCTTTTGAATCCTAATTTATAGAATTTCAGCATTCCTATTTGCCCATACACCTAAAAGTGATCTTGAAGCTATTTGAAAAAACAAATTGACACCTTGAGTAAGAGATGAGGAGGAACTGTTCATTGAGAGCAAGATAGAATCATGACAGGCATTATTGAGATAAGTAAGTGATCAGCTATTCAATCGAAGTAGAGTTGATCTTTAGATTTGAAATTTCTATGTGATTTAGTGAAACAACAAACTGTTTTTTTTATTTACCGGGGATAGAAAATATTCAAATAATATGACCATCCCCAAACATGAGTTTGATTAATAATTTACCCGATGCTTCTATTTACTAAAATTCACCTATTCCTTTCCTTAATTTTTGGTTTTACTTTGCCACAGGCTTCCTTTACTGGAGGTCTAAAATTTTATGGCAACGAAGAAGCGATAGACCAGCGTACCTCCTATGATATTTTTGGGGAGCACGAAGTGGAATTTTCTGACCATTTTACCATTGACTTTAGCCTATCCTTAAGTCCTGTCGATGAAATAGGATATATCCTCAGAATAAAGAATAGTGTAAACAGAAGAATTTTTAATTTATTCTATGACAGTCAGGGAGATCGCATTGTCTTTAAGTTTAATGAGGAAGGGAAAAGCAATCTCATTGTGGCCACTATGGACAAAGACCAGTTGTTTAAAAAGCAATGGTTTGAGATGAAAATCTCATTTGATCTAAAAGCGGATTCAATAAGTCTGTCCATCGATAATGAAACATTTTCGGCCAAAAAACAGCATTTAGATGATACTTATCTTCCTAAGATTCTTTTTGGGAAAAGTGATCACATCATTGATGTACCTGCTTTTGCCATCAAAAACTTATCCGTTGTAGGAGAGGAAACCTATAGCTTTCCCTTATATGAAAATGAGGGTAATGTAGTCCATGATAAAGATGGAAATCCTTACGGCAAGGTGATCAATCCTGATTGGCTGAAGAATTATGCCTATTTCTGGAAACATCAAGTTTCCTTTAGTTCAGCATCTGTAGCGGGAGCAAATTATAATCCCCAAAAGAAGGAAATATACTATTATAACCAAGATTCTATTTGGAGATATAATGTACAGACAGGCCAAACTGATCTCGAGGTATTTGACCAGAAAAGCCCTGTCAAACTTATCTTGGGCACTAACTTCATCGATACATTAGAAAATAGATTATATACCTATGAGGTGTATTATGACAAACCTTATGAAGGGCCAACTGTCGCAAGTCTCGATCTTGATAACTATCAGTGGACTGAAGAAAGCTATGAACAACTTCCAACCCAACTCCATCACCATGGGTCTTATATAGACCAATCCAACTCCCAATACAGTATTTTCGGAGGTTTTGGGAATATGAAATATAGCAAGAACTTCTTTACATTCGATTTGGAACAAAAAGCATGGAAAGTGGAAGAGGGCTTTACTGGTGATGTAATTTCTCCACGCTACTTCTCCTCAGTTGGTTACCAACCAGAAAACAACAGCGTATATGTTTTGGGAGGGATGGGAAATGAGTCTGGGGACCAATCTGTTGGAAGGAAATACTACTATGATCTCTATCGCATAGATATGGACACCAAAGATGTCACCAAACTTTGGGAGATTCCATGGGATAAGGATAATGTCGTTCCCGTTCGGGGAATGGTCATATTAAATGACTCCAGTCTATATACACTTTGCTATCCTGAGCATTTTTCTGAATCCTATCTTCGTCTTTATCGATTTTCACTGATGGATGGGAGTTATGAGATATTAGGGGATTCCATTCCAATCCGATCGGATAAAATTACTACTAATGCCAACCTCTATTTTGACCAAGGGCTCAATAATCTTTTTGCGGTGGTTCAGGAGTTTGAGGATGACATTTCATCAGACCTAAAAATCTACTCTTTGGCATTTCCTGCTATTACAAAGGATGAGTTGTCGGATTTCCCAGAAAAACAAAATAGTAAAATTCCACTCCTTGTTCTTCTTCTTATAGGCGCTGGTGCTATAGGTTTTGGCTTCATTTTATATAGAAAGTTGAATCCTAAAGTGAATGGAGAGAAAGAAGAGCCTAAGGAAACATTGGAGCAGGTGGAAACTCCAAAAACCGGACATATTTTACGTCCCAACGCTATCTACCTGTTCGGGAATTTTATGGTTAGAGACTCGAAGAATAAGGATATTACCTATATGTTCAGTGCACAACTAAAACAGGTTTTTTGCCTTATTTTTCATTACAGTATCTCTGAGGATGGGATTACTTCACAGCATCTCAGCAACTTACTCTGGCCAGACAAACCAGCTGATAAGGTTAAAAACTCACGAGGAGTGACGATAAATAACCTACGTAAAACATTGAGCGAACTGGATGGAATAGAATTGGTCCACGAAAAAGGGCACTATAAAATAGTCCTTCATGAAGAAGCCTATTGTGATTACTTGAGGTGTTTGGAGATCATTTCTGCTCATGAAATAAATACGCATAGAGATGAGTTTGCAGGAATCGTCCACCGTGGTAAATTCTTGTATCTTTCGGATGATCCCTTGTTCGACTTGTTCAAAGAGGAAGCAGAAACCAATCTTGAACCAGTCTTGATACTGGAGGTGGAAAAAAGCTTTGCCAGCGAATCGTATCATGCTACGATTTCGCTGGCAGAAGCCCTTTTTAATATTGATCCTTTGAATGAAACCGCTTTGGTGTATCAAGTCAAAGCAATGTTGAGATTAGGCATGATAGAAGAATCCAAAATTGCCTATAGGACTTTTGTGATTGAGTACAAAAGAGTCACAGGCAAGGAATTTGGTCATTCTTATTCAAGTATCAGCTCGTAAGAAAGTACAGCGGTTTGGCTTACCATTTCAATTTCACATAAACTCCTTCAGGACTGTTTTCAAAGCTTAAGAAACAAGTTTTACTGGATTCATCCCAAGAGCT harbors:
- a CDS encoding TetR/AcrR family transcriptional regulator, whose amino-acid sequence is METREKILEVAMEHFTRLGVRYVTMDDIARAAGMSKKTIYQEFKDKEQLVFNTFENSMRQDQEFFTKLNEESNGALEHFVEISKYIRSRFSNINPLVFSEIQRYYPKCWQLFEHYKHNCAIKTITDTIDQGKAEGYFRPEIDSNILAMIRLEQISSTFDPTKFPPAKFNIIEVQMAIMDHFIHGLLTDKGRELFYKINNQD
- a CDS encoding DUF1254 domain-containing protein; amino-acid sequence: MKKGLSALLSLLMLAACNQPNTIDKQSLSDKGLESRYETLASLPFEGGYPEGETSSSLDDELYFQRATQVYLWALPAVNMYAMKEGLGKTFGEGYNVVSVFEKRLKPKTIITTPNSDVIYALGFADLSKTGPLVLDVPPMLQGLLDDYWHRPLEGPEKPDGTRFLGDIGFPGPDRGKGGKYLIVPEGYEGDVPDGYYLYTSKTNGVFIFQRGFFQSVDNLEPGVQAVEGIKIYPLEGEAKPMDFQHASDVDSYALFAHDFSYFEMLNRFIQSDRVDDVDPYMHGMMAALGISKGKEFAPTEKQKDILDKAAETAWKMAKNIAANFDQEEDGLWWNDRKWVAHAHTELDDFMHTLLDEEFRNRETDHTDVNAKAHMYINHYSISTGMMSSIVGLGAKYGNAYKDSDGNFLMGENSYEITFPANMPAKLFTSLTLYDAETAAGVDAEGQAYPSLNTMNELVENEDGSVTFFIGPDNPDDKPNFIKTAPGRGWFSLFRFYGPEEAFFDRSYKPGDFELVNKGNKQ
- a CDS encoding efflux RND transporter periplasmic adaptor subunit: MKKYIYPNIDMKTFSKLPLVALAALTFSCEQPDELAEKKAELATAKTEYHDLKVKIEALEKEISAMDTTFAKQNRKSVLITTVKSQKQPFEHYVEVTGSVLSKKNVNISAEVSGRVEEIKAMEGMHVSKGEVLARIDAESVDNSIDELEKQLELANILYEKQKRLWDKQIGTEVQYLESKNRKETLEKNLASLKTQKGKATITAPFDGTIEEVTVRLGELVQPGMPIINFVGESDLYIEGDISESYVGVLERGDSVQVEFPSLNREIDTKVTAVGAIINPDNRTFKVEVFLPKLKHVKPNMVSVLRIKDYQNQDAVTVPTNLIQRDNKGEYVYVVDNNTAKKQYVSKGETYEHVSEIKEGLKGGEAIIEKGFREVADGSKVQIVEN
- a CDS encoding TolC family protein — translated: MSLKTRFSLLGAILICLFSRPTYAQEVLELTLEESVQYALENNADAKNALLETFASKASVGEQVAQGLPQINGTFDFTKNVAIPVMFLPNEGPFADPDNPSDVLPVQFGVNYQSGLGVTVTQMIFDGSYFVGLKAAKTYRLLSEFDKEKTENDVIESVKKAFFTVLVNEERKELAEANQARIDSLYRETEALYEEGFAEKIDVSRIKVQLNNIETELDKINAATVISKQLLKVQMGLPLEYEIEITQTLRDLNKPEEISSLLQNNGYRRVEMDQLKTNWELVKLDLKNNTVQYLPSIDANFTYQRNGAGQQFNTLWDGDNWFTGAFLGLSLKLPIFDGLAKSKRIQQNRIQLEQIENQMVMLDDNIEVERFQARTTLQNNLRTLDVQRENMELATEVYNIARIKYQEGVGSNLEVVEADSDLKEAEINYYSALYDALIAKVDLEKALGILR
- a CDS encoding DUF1214 domain-containing protein yields the protein MKRIFLSLLTTLLMFACQQQKKEADEKIAIISDSTVAVTKENFAQAMADLAMQKEFVQGADNTWNHHRKPMPLDEQPAPLMNRDTDYSFAILDGGGDVAITLPENDGRYMSLHVVNHDHITVDVLYGPGRYVIPASKTSDFFWANVRMQVNPNDPDDIKKVNDYQDQLQLEYLNGYQPKSFQVTSWNMEEFKKLLSTYVDIAKNEGVQGTMGTISAPVSLEDRNRGVSIATGLLPDKDAQYLTAQYDLEEGKIYKATYPVPEMKDPELGFYSITIYGADQYLKTDKGSTISNTEIKLNPDGKTFDMYYVPKEQFEDMEYTNKLLVPSKPFWICFRVYMPGESVISGEYKLPELQ